The genomic interval GAGCTTTTCCGAGTCCAAACAGGAGCCTTTTCTTACTCCTGGAATGTTTTTGTCCCGTTTAATGCAAACTTAAAGTCGCTGCAAGTGCATAATTAGAAGTTGCCATGAATCAAAGTGAAAGGTAATTGTTTGCCCTGTTCATAATCCATCCTGCACGGCTCCAGCTCTTGTATGAATAGCAATATCCATCAGCGGggggacggagagagagagaggttaacACCcatgtttgtgttctttgtGGCACGACTGACTTTCTCATGCTTGGATTAATCAGAACTTTAAAAAGCCATCCAACATGTTTCATCCTCAAACTATGATACATCAGCTTTGGCCTCGGTTCCCTTCCCCGCCTGTTAGTGCCTGGAAATCACTAATCCAGACACTCAGTGGAAACACATTACCCCCAGTCTCCTCCCCAGatcactgcttttgtttttcagggtCCATTTTTCCATTGCTCCTCTATGaaatccctccctcctcctcccccaatCTCTCTCTATTTTCTCCGAGCTCGGGTCCAACAGCTGGAGAGCTCATCACCATCATCTCCCCTGAGCCCCCTGCCAACGCAGCTCCTACTGCTCGCTGCCCCACGACATTCAAACTACTACTTGGTCCATTTTCACTCGACGACTAACCCATCACTGTAAATACAAACCAGCGGCTCTGCTGGGTTTGACAAACAAGCTAAATTCCCCCCAATAGTCTCCCTGCCAGCACCGTGAACCCAGGAATATTGAGACCCCAAAGCTTTATGTAatagtacgggtccccagcacatagaaacatctggatgctaacttgcagTTGGGGGAAATGTGCACAATTAGCAgaagttgcattaattagcacATTCAGACAATAGTGGACAATTCTGGAGTGGTTTTATTAGACATGTTTCAGATCACAACTGGCAGTCTTGAGTCCCCTAAAACATTAAAACCGAcccaaaattaaaatgataaccCATTAGGAGTACAAATATGGTTAAAAGTGTCACATTctatcctgaaaatgtcagaaaccaCTGCAAAATAGTCCAAATCAGCCAAGAAATGTGttagctattgtctgcatatgctaattGTGCTAATTGCCCAACATGTGCACGCGAGCACCctggcagtttctatgtgctggggacccgtacttTACATCCTAAAACTTTGGAGTCCTCAATATTTCCACGCTCACAACAGGACTCTGAGCTGACAGACAGACCATAAGCTAGGAGACTTCTTAAGACATTTTGGGATTAAATGCCCGGATAAACATCAAGCCTTTCTTCCACCTCTTGAAAACCTTGTGAGGAAGTCTCCTCTCCTAGCTTGATGTATATTCAATGCGACCGCACTAACGCGACCCCTGGACGACCCCGTAACTCCTCCAGTGATCACTAATTCAGGAGCGGTGACATCATGCTTTTGCTATTTCCCCACTCCCTGCTCCACAGGACTGTTAGTCAGCGCACACCCACCCCTCTCCGCCCTCGACATGTGCAGAGAAGCGTCCCCTTTGGCAACATCAGGGAGGATGcatcagctgtcaatcactctGCATGTTCAGCCTTGTGACTCTGAGGGAAAGCACTGCACATGACCTCTGCGGACACACTGTTTCTGGAGATGACAGACACTTTtctgcatgcacacatgcaaagtcgcccccccccacactgcaCACTGATGCCTCGGCTTTGTAACATTCACATGATATGGATACAGCAATATGTGACACACGCAAAGACAACTAGTTTGCACGAGAAGAGGAATCCGCAGATCTGTGACACTCCGATCGCCGCCTAACAGAATCgttatcaataaatatattttggtcacttcattttttttattcgtGATTAGCAGAAGTCGTGGATTAGTGCGTCCACAATCATAAGAGAACGGATTAAGACAGACAACACAAAAAAGATGAGTTCTGCAGGATGGTTTGCTAAAGAATACGGGTcgggggggttgtgtgtgtttggagacagttaaaaacaaacagttaaaaGATTATATATtatcaacaaacacaaaggaAGGAACTAAATGCAACTCTAATAGGTATCAAGGTGGAAATACATGGCATCGCCTATGACCTAACACATCTGGATAATTTAAAATAGGCGACCAAGAGGTCTGTAGTCAACTCTCAGGAGTCCATATCGTCTCTTTGTCTCCCCCTTTTTCCTTCCTCCGTGTTTCTCCCATGCTTTTCCCCATACCTCCTCTTGGAATGCTCACAAATCGGGCATTAAAGTCCTGGCGACGCGTCGAGTCCCCGGGCTTGGAGTTTACGTGTTAGTGTGTGTTCTGCCGTAGGTTATCTGTGTATATATGGATGCAGttaatgtatatgtgtgtgttccgGTGTGGAAGTGTGCAGCAGGGCGGGATCAGGAGGCGGCCAGGGCCTTGACCAGGTACAGTTTGTCTCCCTGCTCGCTGGTGAAGATGGGGGCCTTTTTGTAGTGTTCCACAAGCTCCTCCATGGAGTTGAACTTGCGCTGTCCAATGCAGTAAAGGCTCTCCTTCAGCTGCACCTTGAAATGCTTGTTCTTGCTCTGCGCCTTCAGGGAGATGGAGAAGTCGTTTGGCTgtggagagaaagggaaatgcGACGTTACAGACAGATGTTGACCTCCGGAGGACCGTGAGACATCTTCGCCGGTAGCATTTAGAGCTGCAGTAGCATTGCAAGAATCTGGACCTGAATTTCAGAAACTGTTGCCCAAACTACTACGGTATTATCTGATTTGTATCAGGAATATATTGGCTCTACTGTCCTCAGTCCATCGGCATTTTCTGGAGTGtcttttgtcatttgatttGAGTGAGAGCTGCTGCTTAGTACGCAGATAGACCGCAAACAGAACAACCAAAAATAGCATTTAAGGCTGCAATGTGTTCCCTGTAAGTATCAGAACATTACCCCCGTTATCTGTTTATGAACACTTAAAGGATAGTAAAAGCAGTGCAGATATATCCGCTGGCCGGCTGTAAGTGCTTAAATATCGCCCAACACTTGCATTGTAGGATCACTGTTGGATTGACATCAAACCGTTTCAATCATAGCTTAAAGGGCCCTACTTTCTGTAAGCGTGTGCATGAGATGAATGATGGTGTTCAGGTGTAGCTACTGACCGATGACTCGCTGTCCCGGATGAGGAAGTCCCCCTCGACGCCCCTCTGGTTGAGGGCCACCTCCGCCTGGTGGCGCGTCACCTTCCCGTAGTACCACTCCTTCCCAGCGAAGCGCCCGACAGTGGAGGGCGTGATGTAGTCACAGTCGGGCGTGGGCGGCCCGGCGGGCCCCTGCTCCGGGTTTATACGAGGTGGAGTCCAGCACAGTGACGTAGTTTTTAGGCACCAATCCCAGCTGTCCGTCCGCTTTGCGACACTTCCACCACTCGGGGTCGTTCTCAGGgcttctccaccacctccatcACCTCGCCCTTCTCAAAGTTCAGCTCCTCGTCGTTGCCGGAGCCGAAGGGGTAGAGTGCCTGGACCGTGTGTAGCACCCGGTTCCCGTTGGCGGTGCTGTTCACCACGGCCGCCAGCTTCTCCGTCAGCGATCCGGCCGGGTCTCCGAGCCCGCCCCCTCCCCCCGCCGTCCCATCCATGTCCTCCGTTACATAGTTGGAGGGGAACCAGCCGGAGCGTCCGTTGTAGCTGCCGCGCCACCAGCCGTCGCTGCACTTCTCCATCACCACCACCCGCGTGCCTTTCACCAGAGACAGCTCGTCCTCGCGCTCCGCCGTGTAGCTGAACTTCACCAGCGCCggcaggttgaggtcgtacagaCGCTCGCCGTTATCGTACATGTCTGTGTCTGCGTTGGACGCCGTGTCTCTCATCCCCCCCTTCCTGCTCTTCACCTTCCCAATCcctgaaggaaaataaatcgAGGTGTAAGAGTTTAGGAAATCATACATCTTCAAATAAGAGCAGAAACTAAATTGCCAAACATAGAGGTTATAATCAGAAACGGATTTATTGAAGataaattgtaagaaaaacaaccgaaaatgtgcaaaacattCAGAGTGTTGTGCAGGACTTCaatgaaataaacagaaacacttcGATGCTCTGAAAAAATCATTTTCCTAGAAAGCATCCCTGTAATGCTCCTCCACTGATGTGGGCCCTGtctctgcagaaaaacaagagcCGCACACACACGGTATAAATAAAGAAACGTCTGAAAATTGAAGGGAGGAATAAAAAAGCAAACCCAGACAAAAACCATGCGGCGATAATAAGCATTAAGGGCTGTGCTGAAATACAGGGAGGCAATCATTCCCTTTCCACATCTACAGTGGCCTAAACCCCCCCACTCCAGACCCAGAAACATTCTTGGGGATTATTCCGAGATGCAGaggtaacaaaacaaaaaaaagagtgggGCAATAAATTCtgtggaaaaggaaaaaaggaagttTGTCAAAGCTCTGCTTCCTGACATTTAAATGGACTAATCTCATCGCTGCTGATCACCCGTACACCTGCGGCCATGCTCTCACAGCAGCTGGACACAAcgctctccttcctcctcgCTTTCCAAAACAAATCCAATGCCTCCTAAcgctcccccccacccccccgctgAGCTGACCACGATCCAAAGGGTACATTTATTAACACTTTATCAACCGAGGCCGAGTGGAAAACGAGCTTTCTCCTTTTTGGGTCTGCCGGGTAAATGTCAGGCAGGGACCGGCTTTATCAAACATGCGGTCAAGTCATTGGCAGCTCAGAGGCTAACTGAAGGAGGGGGATTACCAAGCCCTTTAGCCTGGTGCTGGAGGCTTTGGCAGGCCTGTGGTCAAGAATTTCCACTTGGCAGCATGTTGTCTGAAACACATCAGAGGAGACGTCACACCTTTACGGCTCGATCTGCACGACTTGTGTAAACAACCATCCGCCGTGTTGCTCGTCCGTGCAGAGCTCACAAAGATACTGTTATTATCACACGCCCAGCTGAAGCAGGCAGACATTGATACCAGACTCTGTGACGTTTGACAGCCATTGCTTGCATAATCAAAAGTCAAAGGTGTACAATTATATAGGAAAGCAGGGCGGTGTCaccaggagtgtgtgtgtgtgtgtgtgtgtgtgtgtgtgtgtgtgtgtgtgtgtgtgtgtgtgtgtgtgtgtgtgtgtgtgtgtctgagtgagGGACATGACTAATTTGTTACGACGCCACAGTGTATCTGCTGCACTGCCGGTGCTGAAAACACAAATTTCATGGTAGTGCTGAGAGTCCGACGTCAAATTGCTTCCAGGTAGACCCTGTCATTAGTCACACCACTGCAGATAACTACCGCCTGCAGACGGGGTGTTAAGAGACGTCTGTGGAGGAGCAGTCTACTCTCCATGCCTTCATGCAATCTCAAACACTCAGAACTGGAAAAGTCAGAAATTAAAGTATACGTTTATATTTTGCATAAAGAAAACAGGTGAACTGGAGGAAGCCACCAAACCAAGATGACACATTCATTCCTCCTTAATGAGGCCCAATTATTCCTGTCCTCTTATAGGTTTCTGTACATGCAAATGGTCTGAAAGCCTCTACCACACCTGCCTGAAtcgcctccatttgactccctTGTTCACTTCCAGGACcatagtgacatccctatgtaCACTCGcgataggttaaggggcgggacatcccttAGTGGcttgtccaatcacaacagagcgggctctggtttcagacagaggggctgcagcacaggcagtatgagaaaagtaaagagctttctgaacataaaaaaagacgTCTTTTCGGAAATACTTATCTACCTCTTCTCTCAGACTAAACATCTAATCATGTAAATAATGGACAGATGAACTGAAAGGGACCAAAGTCACAGCCCTACTGAAGCTACAAAGTCCGGACTTGAGGAAGAAGAACATGTCCGAGCAGGTGCAAAGCCCCGGGACGTTTGGTGCACAGTTGGAAGTGACCTAGTTAGCTGGAAACAAAAGGTTAAAGGTCAATCCtgcataaatacataataactcagctccagcagagagtgGAGACAACCCAACCGCTTATATTTCTTTATCTCTCCGGCCAGGTAACAGCTCTTATCAGCGCCTGTGTCAGTGATCTGATTTGCTGCTTCCTGCTAAACGAGCACTTTGCATTAGAGAAGCACAGAGGCCAGGCCCACTGCATTTGACTATATGCTCCATGCAAGCCGAGGCCATAAAGGGAAGTTAGGATTTGCCTGTACATCCATTGGTAGCGATCAGAGAGGAGATAAGGGGTTACTGTCCTGCTGCTGTGGGTTACTTGCTGAGAATTGACTGGCAATGCAGCGAAGAACCACTGTGAGTCTGTGCTTCATTTTACAATTTAGCCGAGGGTGGAGCAAGGCTTCAACGGTGGACACAGCTGCCTTCTGATCAGCTGGCAATAACTGATTTTGGCGGGCACCTACTTGATCTTCTGCCATGTTTTTCTGCCAGATTAAATGGAGCTGAAACTAGGGGACAATATTAAGACCTTTAAATAGGTTCGCCTCGTCAAAACATCTGGTGCATCAATGCAAAGACCACTGAGCACCAAGCCTTTTCTTTCCAATAACCTTTACATCTGCACAACAAGAAGCAGAATTTAGTGCATTTACAGAGTTTCCTTCTGCCTTATCCATGCATGGGCTCCAGAATTTATCCAAGCGCCTG from Eleginops maclovinus isolate JMC-PN-2008 ecotype Puerto Natales chromosome 21, JC_Emac_rtc_rv5, whole genome shotgun sequence carries:
- the nck1b gene encoding LOW QUALITY PROTEIN: SH2/SH3 adapter protein Nck1 (The sequence of the model RefSeq protein was modified relative to this genomic sequence to represent the inferred CDS: deleted 2 bases in 2 codons), which encodes MTEEVIVIAKFDYMAQQDQELDIKKNERLWLLDDSKSWWRVRNATNKTGFVPSNYVERKNSARKASIVKNLKDTLGIGKVKSRKGGMRDTASNADTDMYDNGERLYDLNLPALVKFSYTAEREDELSLVKGTRVVVMEKCSDGWWRGSYNGRSGWFPSNYVTEDMDGTAGGGGGLGDPAGSLTEKLAAVVNSTANGNRVLHTVQALYPFGSGNDEELNFEKGEVMEVVEKPENDPEWWKCRKADGQLGLVPKNYVTVLDSTSYNPEQGPAGPPTPDCDYITPSTVGRFAGKEWYYGKVTRHQAEVALNQRGVEGDFLIRDSESSPNDFSISLKAQSKNKHFKVQLKESLYCIGQRKFNSMEELVEHYKKAPIFTSEQGDKLYLVKALAAS